The DNA sequence CTGGTATCGCGGACGCACCCTGCTGATCGGCGACGCCGCGCACGCCACCACGCCGCAGCTGGCGTCGGGCGCGGGCCTGGCGGTCGAAGACGGCCTGGTCATCGCCGAAGAACTGGGACGCGGCCCGACGGTGCAGGCAGCGTTTGAACGTTTCATGCACCGGCGATATGAACGCTGCCGCATGGTGGTCGAAAATTCCTTGCGGCTGGGCGCGCTGGAAGTCGAAGGCGCCAGTGTCGATGCGCAGCGCGGCCTGCTGGAAGAGTCGCTGGAAACGTTGGCTGAGGCGATCTGACGAGGGCGAGGTGATCGGCGCATGCTACGGTGGAGCCCCGGCCCACCCCACATCGCCCCGCACGCCATCGTGAAACACCTTGCCTCTGTCCTCGGCTTCTGCCGGAAGATCAATCAGCACGACTTGTTCAACGGCGCCGCCGTGCTTGGGTTCTACCTGACCCTGGCGATCTTCCCGGCCATCATCCTGATCATGGCCTTGCTGCCCTACCTGCCCGTGCACAACGTGGACCGGGCCATCATGGACCTGCTGGGCCAGGCCCTGCCGCCTGAATCCGCCACCATGTTCCAGGACGTGGTCAAGGACGTGACCGAGCAGCCCCGGGGCGGCCTGCTGTCGTTCGGGATCGGCGCCAGCCTGTGGGCCACGTCCACCGGCATGTACGCCATCATGCAGCAGCTCAACACCATCTACGGCGTGCCTGAAGGGCGGGGCGTGTTCCGCGGCCGGTGGGTCGCGATCTGCCTGAGCCTGCTGTTCGTCGTGCTGGTGATCCTGGCGTTTTCGCTGGTGGTGCTGGGCGGGCTGCTGCAGGAATGGCTGGGTGACCAGCTCGGCATGTCGGGCCTGTGGATGGTGATCTTCGGGACGTTGCGCTGGGTCATCATCCTGTCGGGCCTGATCCTAGGCTTTGCGCTGATCTACTACCTGGCCCCCAACCGCAAGCAGCAATTCGTGCTGATCACGTCCGGCAATCTGGCCGCCGCCGGCCTGCTGGTGGTCTCGTCGCTGCTGTTCGCCCGCTATGTGCAGACCTTCTGGGACTACAGCGCCACGTACGGCAGCATCGGCGCGGTGATTGTGCTGATGCTGTGGTTGTACATGGCGGGGTTTTCGATGCTGATCGGGGCGGAACTGAATGCGTGGCGGCACGCGGGGACGTCGGCCTGACCGTCCCGGCGCCCTCCATTACATCTGGCTGACGAACTTGGTGGTCAGGTAGCTTTCCAGGGACTCACTGCCGCCTTCCGATCCGTAGCCCGAGTCCTTGACGCCGCCAAACGGGGTTTCTTCCACCGAGATGTTGTAGGTGTTGATGCCCACCATACCCGATTCCAGTTGCTCGCCCAGTGCGATCGCGCGGCCGTTGTCTGCTGTGAAGGCATAGGCGGCCAGGCCCACCGGCAGGCGGTTGGCTTCGGCAATCGCGTCGGCCTGATCGTCGAACGCATTGGCAATGATGACCGGACCAAAGGGCTCTTCGTTCATGATGCGCGCTGATAGCGGCACGTCGGCCAGGATCGTGGGCTGCCAATAGAAGCCGGGCGACGGGCCGCGGCGCCCTCCGGTCACGAGCCGGGCGCCCTGTGCGACGGCATCATTGATCAGCGCTTCCATGGTGGCCACTCTGCGCGGGTTGGCCATCGGCCCCATGCCCGTGTCCGCATCCAGACCGTTGCCCAGCTTCAGCCGTTCCACCGATGCCGCCAGGGTGGAGATGAATGCGGAATGCAACGATCGATGAATATGGAAGCGCGTGGGTGAAATGCACGACTGTCCGCTGTTGCCGAACTTGCGCATGGACTGGGCGGCCACCGACTTGATATCGGCATCTTCAAAGACCAGCACGGGAGCATGTCCGCCCAGTTCCATGGACGTCGGCTTGGGCCCCATAGCGGCCAATGCCGCGATCTGCCGGCCCACCGCCGTTGATCCGGTAAAGGACACTTTTCGAATTATGGGGGATCGGATCAACTGCTCGGACACCTCGGCCGGCACGCCAAAGACGATGTTCAGGACTCCCGGTGGAAGGCCCGCGTCGACCAGACACCGCAGGATTTCAAGCGCGCTTCCCGGCGTTTCTTCTGCCGGTTTCAGTACGCACGAACACCCGGCCGCTAGCGCACCCCCGATCTTGCGAACCGGCGTCAGCACCGGAAAATTCCAAGGCGTAAAGGCGGCCACGGGGCCCACGGGCTCGCGAACCACGATCTGGCGGTGACCGGCCATCCGCGACGGAATGACCCGGCCGTAGGCGCGACGGCCTTCTTCTGCATACCAGTCCAGGGTATCCGCGGAAAACAGCACCTCGCGTCTGGATTCCATGAGCGGCTTGCCTTCCTCGCGCGTCATGACGTAAGCCATGAAGTCTGCGCGTTCGCGCATCAGCGCGGCGGCCTTGTGAAGGATGGCGGCGCGATCCGGCGCCGGGGTCCGGCTCCAGATGTGGAAGGCGTCGCGGGCGGCGTCGAGCGCGCCGTCCAGATCGGCGGGGCTGGCGAGGGGAAGGGCAGCCAGCGGTGCTTCGGTGGCCGGATCGATCACCTGGAACACCTGGCGGTTATCGCCCGTCAGCCACTCGCCGCCAATATGCAGCGCCAGGTCAGGATAGGAATGCGTCATATCGGAATCCTTGGTCAGGCAAGCGCGGTCAATGCAGGACGATGCCGCCATCGACCGTCAAGGTCTGGCCGCTGATGAAATCGCTGTCGGACGACGCCAGGAAGAGCAGCGCGCCGACCAGGTCTTCGGGGGTCTGGTCGCGTTGCACACAGCGCGCCCGGTGCTGCGCGGCGATCGTTGCCGACAGGACGGCGCGGTTCGCCTCGACGTTTTCGCTCATCGTCAGCCCGGGGGCGATGGCATTGACGTTGATGCCGGTGCCGGCAAGTTCGCGGGCAAGGCATCGCGTAAAGGCTTCGACGGCGCCCTTGGAGGCCACATAGTGGGTCAGGTCGGGCACCCCGGTGGCCACGGTGGTCGATGAGATCGTGATGATCTTGCCGCTGCCGGCGGCCATCATTTCCTTGACGGCGGCCTTGGCGCAGAAAAACACGCCGCGTGCGTTCACGGTCATGACCCGGTCCCAGTCTTCCTGTTCCAGGTCAAGGATGCGGGCGCGCTTGAGCTGGCTGTAGATGCCGGCGTTGGCCACCATGATGTCGATCCGGCCGAAGTCGCCAATGGCCTGTTGCACCATGGCCTGGCACGCCTCCCAACTGGATACGTCGCTGCGGATACCCGACGCCTGGCCACCGGCTGCGCGGATCTGCGCCACGACGGTACCCGGATCGGCAATGTCGGACACCACGACGCTTGCCCCTTCTGCTGCCAAGGCGCGTGCGTAGTACGCGCCGATGCCCACCGCGGCGCCCGTGACCACCGCGACCTTACCGTTCAACCTGCCCATGCGTGCCTCTCTGCGTTTTGAATGTAGGGGCGCGGCGCGTTTAGTGCACGCCGACGCCAAGGTAGCGATCCACGAGTGACGGATCCTCGCGCATCGCGCTGGCCTGACCGCTCCAGGCGATATGACCATGTTCAATAATGAGCACCACGTCTGCATAGTCCAGGGCGCGATCGATCTGCTGTTCGACCAGGATCGTCGTCATGGACCGGTCCTGGGTCAGCGCGATTAGCGACGCCATCAGTTCGTCACAGATGACGGGTGCCAACCCTTCCAGCGGCTCGTCGAGCAGAAGGATTGATGGCTGGCCCAGCAGAGTGCGCGCGGTCGACAGCATCTGCTGCTCTCCCCCCGACAGCTGGGTACCGAGATTCTTCTTGCGATCGGCCAGCCTCGGAAACATGGCGTAGGCCTCGCCGACGGCAGACCGCGGCCGGCCCTTCAGGCCCGCCACCAGGTTCTCTTCCACCGTCAGGGATGCAAAGATGTCGCGCGTCTGTGGAACGTATCCCAGCCCCGCTGCGGCGCGGGCCGTGGTCGACAGGCCGCTGATATCGCGCGCGTCCAGCAGCACTTCGCCATGAAACCGGCGCGTCAATCCCATGAGGCTGGCCAGCAGGGTGGTCTTGCCCATGCCATTGCGTCCCAGCAGCGCCACCCGGCTTCCCGCCGGAACGTCCAGCGTCAGGTCGTCGATGACACGGATCGCGCCATAGCCGGCCGCCAGATGGCGGATGGACAGGGTTGGGGGTGACGTCATGCGGCTCCCTTGCCGACGCGGTCGGCATAGCGTCCCAGGTAGGCGGATCGGACCTGCGCATCGGCCATCACCTCACGCGGCGTGCCTTCGAAGATCACCGCACCTTCGGCCAGCACGACCACGTGCGAGGCAAAGCGGAACGCAAAATCCAGGTCGTGTTCGATCATCAGCACGGCCATGTCGGCAGGCAAGCTCTGGATCGCCTGCAGCATGCGTGGCACGTCGGCGCGCGACACGCCGGCTGCGGGTTCGTCCAGCAGCAGCACCTTTGCTTTCATGGCGAGCGCCAGCGCAATTTCCAGCAACCGGTGCTGGCCATACGCCGCGTTGCGGACCTTCAGGTCGGCCAGTTCGGACAGCGCCAGCCGGGCCAGTACGGCGCGCACTTCATCTTCGCGCGCCGGATCACGCCGTGTACTGCAGAACATGCGTTGTGACTGTCCGTCGCGCTGGAGCAGTGCCAGCCGGACATGATCCGCAAACGACAGGTCGAGAAACAGCCGGCTGATCTGGAACGAGCGCACCAGGCCAAGGCACGTGCGGGCAATCGGTTCCAGGCGCGACACGTCTTCGCCATCCAGAAGGATGTGTCCGGCATCCGGCCGCAAACGTCCGGCAAGCAGGTTCACGAAGGTGGTCTTGCCCGCGCCGTTCGGACCAATCAGCGCAACCCGCCCACCGCGTGGGAGGGTCATCGAGATATTGCGGCTGACCTGGATGCCGCCAAAGGACTTGTTCAGTCCCTGCACTTGCAGCAACGGCGTCATGGATTCACCTCGATGGCGCGGGGCGTTGCGCGGGGCCGGCGACGCGCACGCAGCGTCAGCAAGCCTTGCAGACCAGAGGGCAGGAAGAACATGACAACGATCAGGATCAATCCGATGGCGATCAGCCAGTGCGATGGATCCGCAGCGGCGATCGCGTGTTCGGTTGTCAGGTAGACGACCACGCCGCCAAGGGCGCCGAACAGGGTTCCCGCACCCCCCAGGATCAGCATCACGAAAGCTTCGGCGGACCGCTCGAACGTCAGGCTGTCGAGACCGACTACCCCTGTCGTGATGGCAGCCAGGGCGCCGCCGAGACCGGCCACCATGCCCGAGACGCCGAACATGCGCACCAGGGTGCTGTTTACCTTCGCCCCCATGGCTTCGACACGCACCGGATCGCCCTTGATCCCGCGGCACAGCAGGCCGAACGGTGAATGCACGATCAGTGTGAGCGTGCTCAGCACGCAGACAAGTACGCCAAGGCCAAGCAGATAACCGGTTACGCCTTCGAAGTCGAACGCAAAGATGCCGAACAGCGGGGACGGCGCGATATCGGACAGCCCGTCACTGCCACCGGTCAGCCACGACAGCTTGTTGCCCAGCGCCAGCGTCAGTTGCAGGATCGCCACGGTCAGCACCAGCTGCGCAAGACCTTTGGCCCGCACGATCAAGGCGCCTGACACCAGGCCTGCAAGACCGCCCGCGACCATGCCGACGCCCAGCATCGCCACCGGATCGGTAATGCCGGCTCGCAATGCAGCGATGCCGGCGGCATAGGCGCCAATGCCATACAGCGCAGCCTGCCCGAGCGTCGCCACACCGCAGTAACCAACGATCAGGTCGAGCGACAGGACCAGCAACGCCATCGACACCATGCGGGACAGATAGCCCGCGTAGTCGGGGAAGATCAGGTAGGCCGCCATCCCTGCCACCGCGATGCCGGCGATGCAGACCAGAGCGACGCGACGATCCGGCCCGTCAACCGGGGTAGGCGTTGCCGCGGACGCATGCGCCGCAGCCCGGCGGCCAAGCAGCCCGTCAGGAAACGCCAAAACGACCCCGATCACGGCAACGTAGAACAGGGCGTCGCCATAGCCGGGCGCAAGGTACTTGCCGACTGTATCGATCAGCCCCAGCAACAGGGCCGCCGTCAGCGCGCCGCCAATGGACCCCGCCCCACCGATCGATACGACCACCAGGATGGTGACCATATAGCGCAGCGCGTAGTAGGGATCGATGGGCAGCAGTTCGGCGCCGATCACGCCTCCCATGGCACCCAGGGCGACGGACAGCGCAAAGGTCAGCGAATAGATGCGTTGTGTGCGAATGCCGAGCGATGCGGCCATGCCTGCGTTGTCGACCGCAGCCCGCAGCTTGGTTCCAAAAGACGTCTTTTCGATCAGCAGCCACAAGCCCAGCGCCACGGCAAGTCCTACCGCGATTACGAACAGGCGGTGGGCCGGGATGAAGCGGAATCCCAGGTCAACGGGGCCCGTCAGGAAGCCGGGTAACGGGATCGTACGCATCGCGGGACCGAAAAAATAGTTGGTCAGCCCGATCATGCAGAAGGCAATCCCAATCGTGATGAGCACCTGGACCAGGTAGTCATTCTTTCCGTACAACGGCCGGAACAGCGCGACTTCAAGCGGCACGGCAAGGATGACGACGCAGGCCATGGCCAGGGGCAGGGCTGCCAGATAAGGCAGGCCAAGCGCCAGCATCGCATGCGATGCGAAGTAGCCGCCAAGCATCGCAAACCCGCCGTGGGCCAGGTTCACGACCTTCATCAATCCAAGCGTGATCGACAGGCCGATCGAGATGGTGAACAGCACCATGCCATAGGCCAGCGTATCGATCAGGATACTGACGAGTGTCGCCATTCGAGCGTCTCCTTACCGCGGCAGATCAAGGTTTGGCAGTGGGTGGAAATACCTTGATTTCCTTGTTGTACAGACGGCCATCAGTGCCTTTCTGTACCGAGCGGATATAGACGTTCTGCACAAGTTCCCGGCTTGCCGCGTCGATCTTGACCGGACCACGCGGGCTTTCCCAGGCCAGCCCTTTTGCCGCTTTCATGGCGCCGTCCGCATCCTTCTTGCCTTTCGTGGCTTCGATCATGGTCCGCAAGACGTGCGTGCCGTCATACGCCATGACGGTGGCCGGATTGACCGTGCCGTTGGGATACAGCTTGCGGTAGGCCGCCTGGAAATCGGCGTTTACTTTCGACTCGTGCGCCGCCGAATAGATGTAGCTGGTTTCGAGACCGATCGCGGCGTCGCCCAGTTGCTGCAGGTCGGACTCCTGGGTTTCCGACAAGCCGAAAAAGCGGATGCCTTCGGCCTTCATGCCGTTTTCCTGATAAGCCTTGACGAAGCCGAAGGTGGCCGGACCGGCTGGCAGGAAGACGAACAGCGCGTCAGGTTTCAGCAGGCGGATCTTCTGCAGGAACGGGCCGAAATCGGTGGTCGACAGCGGCATGCGGATGGATTCGATGACCTGGCCGCTGTTGCCGTAGGCGTCCTTGAACGCTGCCTCGGCATCAGCGCCGGGACTGTAATCGGCCACCGCAGTCACGACGCGTTTAAGCCCGTTCTCGGCCATGTACCGGGCGACCGGTACGGTAATCTCGGGCAGCGTGTTCGACGTACGAAGAAAGTAGTCTGACTTGCCGACGATGGTCGGGCCCGCCGCATTGAAAATGACCGATGGAATCTTGGCCGACTGGATCACGCTTGCCACGGCCAGCGCGTCCGGGGTGGACACGAAGCCGGCAAGGTACTGCACCTTGTCGCGGACGATCAGTTCCTGGGCCAGTGCCCGGGCACGTTGCGGATCGACGGTGGGCAGGTCGCGATAGATGTATTCGATCTTGATGTCGCCGGACAGCGGGCCTTTCTGGGCCGTGTAGGTCTCCATCCCCTGACGGAACGGCGTTCCCCATGACCCTGACAACTGGCCCGAAAACGGGCCGATCACGCCGACCTTGACGGTCTCGGCTGCCGGAGCGGCGCTGGAAAACAGTAAGGCAGCGCTTGCCGCCGCCACCAACCAAGCTGGTCGTTTCATGGAGTCTCCTGTCCTGGCATGCGCGTCATCGCTTTCCGCTTCAGTGGAAAGACGTGCAGCGTCTCTGCAAACGGTGTGTTAATCATGTGATTAACTGCGCCGATTACAGCATGACGATGTGCGCTCTCGCGAACTGATTTTTTCGATGGCTTGAAAACAAAAAGTGATGAGTGCGCGGGGGTGCGCTGTGGGTACACTGCGCGATGCGCCGTGGCACGGCCGACACCAGGATCCCCATGCCCGCTATCTCGAAGCCCACCCTGACACGACCGGCACGCGCGGTGCGCAAGCCGTCGCTTGCCCTCGCCGACGACACGCCGGCGCATGACGAAAGCGCGCGCGACCGGCTGGTTGCAGCGGCCATGGAGCTGTTCGCCCGCCGGGGCTATAACCATGTATCGATTCGGGATATTGCAACGCGCGCGGGCGTGAACTCGGCATTGATCGCCTACTACTTCGGCAACAAGGAAACTCTGTTCCGGCACGTGTACTTCGAGGCGGCACGTCCCATCAATGAAGAGCGCATCGTGTTGTTCGACGCGCTGGAACGCGCCTCGAAGCGGCCCACGATCGAAGCGGTCATCGCGGCTTGGCTCACGCCCATGTTCCACATGAAGTCGCTGGCCAACGGATCACCGATTTCGGAAATGTCCTTGAGCCTGACCGCAGACCATGCCGAGCTGTCGGACCAGATGAATACCGAGATTTACAGCGAGGTGAACGAGCGCTTGCTGGTTCTGCTGGAGTCGCGCTTGCCCGGCGCATCCCGGCGATCATTGGCGTGGCGCCTGTATTTCCTGATCGGCGCCGTCGTCACGATCACCCGGCCGCATGCGGAGGGCATGCGCCGGTTCTCGCACGGCGACTGCGCCGGGGAAGACACCGAAGAGATGATGCGCGAGTTGATCAGTTATGCGGCTGCGGGTTTTCGCGCCGTGCCGCGGTCGCAGCAAACGGCCGCGTAGCGGACACCGGTTCGACAGAGCCGCCCGTCACTTCTTCGCCTTCCGCGCAATTTCATCCCCCGCATCCGCCGGCAGCGGGCGCACGTCGTACAGCGCCACCAGCGACAGCAGGGCGATCAGCACGAAGGCGAGCCGGAAGTCCACGGCGGGGACGTCGGCCACGCCCAGGCCATCCTTGGCCCACGTGCCGACACGCAGCGCCAGGGCGCCCACGGCCACGCCGACGCCCAGCGACAGCTGGAACGCCGTGCTGAACAGGGTGTTGGCGGCGCGCAGCTTGGCGGGGGGCACGTCGGCAAAGGCCAGGGTGTTCAAGCCCGTGAAGTGCAGGGACCGCGCCAGGCCGCCGACGAACAGCACGCCGAGGATCCAGCCCAGCGGCGTGTTGGGCGAGAGCATGGCGTAGCAGAGCAGGAAGACGACATTGGCCAGGCCGTTCCAGCCGAGCACGCGTTTGAAGCCGTGACGGCGGATGATGCCGGTGGTGGCGGGCTTCATGGCCAGGTTGCCAGTAAAGATGGCGACCATCAGCAAGCCGGCGTGGAAGGGGTTCAAGCCGAAGCCGACCTGGAACATCAGCGGCAGCAGCAGGGCGGTGGCGCCGGTGGCCATGCGGAACAGCGATCCGCCGCTGACGGTGGCGGCAAAGGTCTGGATCTTCAGCACACTGAGGTCAATCATGGGGTGGCTGGCGCGGTGCATGTGCCGCACGCATCCGGCCAGCAGCAGAACGCCGGCGATCAGAAAGCCGACGGCCTGGGCCCAGGGGGTGTGGTCGCCGCTGACCAGTTCAACGGCCCAGAGGGTGCAGAACAGGCCGCCGCCGCCCAGCAAAAAGCCTTTGGTGTCGAAGGGCTGCGGTGTCGGGTTCTTGTCGTTGGGGATCAGCTTCAGTGCAAAAAAGAAGGCGATGATGCCGAGCGGCAGGTTCAGGTAGAAGATCCAGCGCCACGATGCATAGGTGGTGATGAAGCCGCCGATGGGCGGGCCCAGGATGGGCGCGACGAGCGCTGGCCAGGTCAGGGTCGCGATGGCGCTGACCAGCTTTTCCTTGGGGGTGGTCTTGAGCACGGCGAGCCGGCCGACGGGCACCATCATGGCGCCGCCCATGCCTTGCAGCACGCGCAGGAAGACGAATTCCCAGAGGCCGGTGGCGAAGCCGCACAGCAAGGAGG is a window from the Pigmentiphaga litoralis genome containing:
- a CDS encoding ABC transporter ATP-binding protein; translated protein: MTPLLQVQGLNKSFGGIQVSRNISMTLPRGGRVALIGPNGAGKTTFVNLLAGRLRPDAGHILLDGEDVSRLEPIARTCLGLVRSFQISRLFLDLSFADHVRLALLQRDGQSQRMFCSTRRDPAREDEVRAVLARLALSELADLKVRNAAYGQHRLLEIALALAMKAKVLLLDEPAAGVSRADVPRMLQAIQSLPADMAVLMIEHDLDFAFRFASHVVVLAEGAVIFEGTPREVMADAQVRSAYLGRYADRVGKGAA
- a CDS encoding SDR family NAD(P)-dependent oxidoreductase; its protein translation is MGRLNGKVAVVTGAAVGIGAYYARALAAEGASVVVSDIADPGTVVAQIRAAGGQASGIRSDVSSWEACQAMVQQAIGDFGRIDIMVANAGIYSQLKRARILDLEQEDWDRVMTVNARGVFFCAKAAVKEMMAAGSGKIITISSTTVATGVPDLTHYVASKGAVEAFTRCLARELAGTGINVNAIAPGLTMSENVEANRAVLSATIAAQHRARCVQRDQTPEDLVGALLFLASSDSDFISGQTLTVDGGIVLH
- a CDS encoding ABC transporter substrate-binding protein, whose translation is MKRPAWLVAAASAALLFSSAAPAAETVKVGVIGPFSGQLSGSWGTPFRQGMETYTAQKGPLSGDIKIEYIYRDLPTVDPQRARALAQELIVRDKVQYLAGFVSTPDALAVASVIQSAKIPSVIFNAAGPTIVGKSDYFLRTSNTLPEITVPVARYMAENGLKRVVTAVADYSPGADAEAAFKDAYGNSGQVIESIRMPLSTTDFGPFLQKIRLLKPDALFVFLPAGPATFGFVKAYQENGMKAEGIRFFGLSETQESDLQQLGDAAIGLETSYIYSAAHESKVNADFQAAYRKLYPNGTVNPATVMAYDGTHVLRTMIEATKGKKDADGAMKAAKGLAWESPRGPVKIDAASRELVQNVYIRSVQKGTDGRLYNKEIKVFPPTAKP
- a CDS encoding TetR family transcriptional regulator — protein: MPAISKPTLTRPARAVRKPSLALADDTPAHDESARDRLVAAAMELFARRGYNHVSIRDIATRAGVNSALIAYYFGNKETLFRHVYFEAARPINEERIVLFDALERASKRPTIEAVIAAWLTPMFHMKSLANGSPISEMSLSLTADHAELSDQMNTEIYSEVNERLLVLLESRLPGASRRSLAWRLYFLIGAVVTITRPHAEGMRRFSHGDCAGEDTEEMMRELISYAAAGFRAVPRSQQTAA
- a CDS encoding ABC transporter ATP-binding protein, whose product is MTSPPTLSIRHLAAGYGAIRVIDDLTLDVPAGSRVALLGRNGMGKTTLLASLMGLTRRFHGEVLLDARDISGLSTTARAAAGLGYVPQTRDIFASLTVEENLVAGLKGRPRSAVGEAYAMFPRLADRKKNLGTQLSGGEQQMLSTARTLLGQPSILLLDEPLEGLAPVICDELMASLIALTQDRSMTTILVEQQIDRALDYADVVLIIEHGHIAWSGQASAMREDPSLVDRYLGVGVH
- a CDS encoding MFS transporter: MSNTTQVPAYDSRASTWIALLVAASFFMENLDATIIVTAVPQMAESFGVQAVDLSIGVSAYMLALGVFIPASGWVAERYGARTVFASAVALFTVSSLLCGFATGLWEFVFLRVLQGMGGAMMVPVGRLAVLKTTPKEKLVSAIATLTWPALVAPILGPPIGGFITTYASWRWIFYLNLPLGIIAFFFALKLIPNDKNPTPQPFDTKGFLLGGGGLFCTLWAVELVSGDHTPWAQAVGFLIAGVLLLAGCVRHMHRASHPMIDLSVLKIQTFAATVSGGSLFRMATGATALLLPLMFQVGFGLNPFHAGLLMVAIFTGNLAMKPATTGIIRRHGFKRVLGWNGLANVVFLLCYAMLSPNTPLGWILGVLFVGGLARSLHFTGLNTLAFADVPPAKLRAANTLFSTAFQLSLGVGVAVGALALRVGTWAKDGLGVADVPAVDFRLAFVLIALLSLVALYDVRPLPADAGDEIARKAKK
- a CDS encoding NAD-dependent succinate-semialdehyde dehydrogenase; amino-acid sequence: MTHSYPDLALHIGGEWLTGDNRQVFQVIDPATEAPLAALPLASPADLDGALDAARDAFHIWSRTPAPDRAAILHKAAALMRERADFMAYVMTREEGKPLMESRREVLFSADTLDWYAEEGRRAYGRVIPSRMAGHRQIVVREPVGPVAAFTPWNFPVLTPVRKIGGALAAGCSCVLKPAEETPGSALEILRCLVDAGLPPGVLNIVFGVPAEVSEQLIRSPIIRKVSFTGSTAVGRQIAALAAMGPKPTSMELGGHAPVLVFEDADIKSVAAQSMRKFGNSGQSCISPTRFHIHRSLHSAFISTLAASVERLKLGNGLDADTGMGPMANPRRVATMEALINDAVAQGARLVTGGRRGPSPGFYWQPTILADVPLSARIMNEEPFGPVIIANAFDDQADAIAEANRLPVGLAAYAFTADNGRAIALGEQLESGMVGINTYNISVEETPFGGVKDSGYGSEGGSESLESYLTTKFVSQM
- a CDS encoding YihY/virulence factor BrkB family protein codes for the protein MLRWSPGPPHIAPHAIVKHLASVLGFCRKINQHDLFNGAAVLGFYLTLAIFPAIILIMALLPYLPVHNVDRAIMDLLGQALPPESATMFQDVVKDVTEQPRGGLLSFGIGASLWATSTGMYAIMQQLNTIYGVPEGRGVFRGRWVAICLSLLFVVLVILAFSLVVLGGLLQEWLGDQLGMSGLWMVIFGTLRWVIILSGLILGFALIYYLAPNRKQQFVLITSGNLAAAGLLVVSSLLFARYVQTFWDYSATYGSIGAVIVLMLWLYMAGFSMLIGAELNAWRHAGTSA
- a CDS encoding ABC transporter permease — translated: MATLVSILIDTLAYGMVLFTISIGLSITLGLMKVVNLAHGGFAMLGGYFASHAMLALGLPYLAALPLAMACVVILAVPLEVALFRPLYGKNDYLVQVLITIGIAFCMIGLTNYFFGPAMRTIPLPGFLTGPVDLGFRFIPAHRLFVIAVGLAVALGLWLLIEKTSFGTKLRAAVDNAGMAASLGIRTQRIYSLTFALSVALGAMGGVIGAELLPIDPYYALRYMVTILVVVSIGGAGSIGGALTAALLLGLIDTVGKYLAPGYGDALFYVAVIGVVLAFPDGLLGRRAAAHASAATPTPVDGPDRRVALVCIAGIAVAGMAAYLIFPDYAGYLSRMVSMALLVLSLDLIVGYCGVATLGQAALYGIGAYAAGIAALRAGITDPVAMLGVGMVAGGLAGLVSGALIVRAKGLAQLVLTVAILQLTLALGNKLSWLTGGSDGLSDIAPSPLFGIFAFDFEGVTGYLLGLGVLVCVLSTLTLIVHSPFGLLCRGIKGDPVRVEAMGAKVNSTLVRMFGVSGMVAGLGGALAAITTGVVGLDSLTFERSAEAFVMLILGGAGTLFGALGGVVVYLTTEHAIAAADPSHWLIAIGLILIVVMFFLPSGLQGLLTLRARRRPRATPRAIEVNP